The following nucleotide sequence is from candidate division WOR-3 bacterium.
ACCTGGTTCTTTTAAAGGTGAATCAAGTTCAATCTGAGTCTTTTCAATATTTTTAAAACCTCTCTCTTCAAGTGCTTTAACTATATCAATCTTTGTCACAGCTCCGTAAGTTTTTTCTTTACCCTTTAAAGTAAAGGAAATAGATATTGAAGATAAAGAATCTTTAAGCCTTTCAGCCTGTTCTATTAAATGCTTTTCTTTATTTAATTTCTGTTTTTCAACTTCTTTTAAATGCCTTATGATACCGTCCGTTGCCGGTGCTGCTAATCCCTTTGGTATCAAAAAATTTCTTGCAAATCCATCTTTTACTACTTTT
It contains:
- the rplI gene encoding 50S ribosomal protein L9, whose amino-acid sequence is MKVILLKDVKGLGKEGEIKVVKDGFARNFLIPKGLAAPATDGIIRHLKEVEKQKLNKEKHLIEQAERLKDSLSSISISFTLKGKEKTYGAVTKIDIVKALEERGFKNIEKTQIELDSPLKEPGLYEIPIKLYKNIEGIIKVWVIKEES